A region from the Pempheris klunzingeri isolate RE-2024b chromosome 17, fPemKlu1.hap1, whole genome shotgun sequence genome encodes:
- the btbd17b gene encoding BTB/POZ domain-containing protein 17, whose protein sequence is MVRSCEQGIPAWVCVGTLLLFHSVTVRGAALKQEVAWDNGATVLNHSMSLVQRMETLLAMGNGSDVTLRVQTINTDEVKVIQAHSLVLTMQSDVFEELLLSRNNSAVVLTETPDCAAVFEKFVRYLYCGDISVRLDQAISLHKLASKYHVWSLQNGLTQYMTQHLSSDSPAGHVVGWYNYALQIGDMVLRDSCLQYLSWNLSSVLQSGEWGSISEDLLLSLLQRSDLILQSELELYEALEAWISQNQPVSATVESALRAVRYGMIPPQHLFRLQKQSPLMQKYYEAVRDLLYLAFQFHSASPIQLAKYFDVNCSIFTPRNYLSSSWGSPWVINNPTRDDRSFSFQTQLGPSGHDSSKRVTWNALFSPRWLPLSARSTYTELGAMQPTRTDGGRPRIIVTPATSSPDFAGVSFQKTVIVMARQQGKVVVRHVYNFHQSTEEAGDFLLDADLQRRASEYLIDSSLYLHIVIKPLYHTLLVARK, encoded by the exons ATGGTACGCTCATGTGAACAAGGGATCCCTGCCTGGGTCTGTGTGGGCACCCTGCTCCTCTTCCACTCTGTCACAGTTAGAGGAG CTGCCCTGAAGCAGGAGGTCGCATGGGACAATGGGGCCACGGTGCTGAATCACTCCATGAGTTTGGTGCAGCGTATGGAGACCCTGCTGGCCATGGGGAACGGCAGCGATGTCACTCTCCGGGTGCAGACCATCAACACGGATGAGGTGAAGGTGATCCAGGCCCACAGCCTGGTTCTCACTATGCAGAGCGATGTGTTTGAGGAACTGCTACTCAGCCGCAATAACAGCGCTGTGGTCTTGACAGAGACGCCCGACTGTGCAGCTGTCTTTGAGAAGTTTGTCAG gtATCTGTACTGCGGTGACATCTCAGTGCGGCTAGATCAGGCCATTTCTCTGCACAAGTTGGCCAGCAAGTATCATGTGTGGAGCCTGCAAAATGGTTTGACCCAATATATGACCCAACATCTGTCTAGTGATTCCCCCGCAGGCCACGTGGTCGGCTGGTACAACTATGCGCTACAAATTGGGGACATGGTCCTGCGGGACAGCTGCCTGCAGTACCTGTCCTGGAACCTGTCTTCTGTGCTGCAGAGTGGAGAATGGGGCTCCATCAGTGAAGACCTGCTCCTCTCCTTGCTCCAGCGCTCTGACCTCATTCTACAGAGTGAGCTGGAGCTGTACGAGGCCCTGGAGGCCTGGATTAGCCAGAACCAGCCTGTCAGTGCAACAGTGGAAAGCGCCCTGAGGGCTGTTCGATACGGCATGATCCCCCCTCAGCACCTCTTCCGTCTTCAGAAGCAATCCCCCCTCATGCAGAAGTATTACGAGGCTGTCCGTGATCTACTCTATCTAGCTTTCCAATTCCACTCCGCCTCACCCATCCAACTGGCCAAGTACTTTGATGTCAACTGCAGTATTTTCACCCCCCGTAActacctgtcctcctcctgggGTTCCCCTTGGGTCATCAATAACCCCACCCGTGATGACCGCAGTTTCAGTTTCCAGACCCAGCTCGGGCCCAGCGGCCATGACTCCAGCAAGAGGGTAACCTGGAACGCTCTGTTCTCCCCTCGCTGGCTCCCGCTCAGTGCCAGGTCAACCTACACCGAGCTGGGTGCCATGCAGCCTACGCGCACAGACGGAGGTCGCCCTCGCATCATTGTGACACCAGCCACTTCTAGTCCAGACTTTGCCGGCGTGAGTTTCCAGAAGACGGTGATTGTGATGGCAAGACAGCAGGGAAAAGTGGTGGTGCGCCACGTCTACAACTTCCACCAAAGCACAGAGGAGGCCGGGGATTTCCTGCTAGATGCCGACCTGCAGCGCCGCGCATCAGAGTACCTCATTGACAGCTCCCTCTACCTGCACATTGTCATAAAACCTCTCTACCATACCCTTCTTGTTGCCAGGAAGTAA